The proteins below come from a single Tachypleus tridentatus isolate NWPU-2018 chromosome 13, ASM421037v1, whole genome shotgun sequence genomic window:
- the LOC143239489 gene encoding ATP-dependent DNA/RNA helicase DHX36-like isoform X4: MARVVTLKPLMCTTSLDYSSQTITTLRDFDDETVGFNVIFNLLRYICIKQGDGAILVFLPGWEDISKLHKMIINDTVLNSLRYLIITLHSLMPTVNQKAVFNRPPPGIRKIILATNIAELG, translated from the exons ATGGCCAGAGTGGTGACTTTGAAGCCATTGATGTGTACAACTTCACTCGA TTATTCTTCACAAACAATAACAACCCTGAGGGACTTTGATGATGAAACTGTTGGCTTTAACGTAATTTTCAACCttttgagatacatttgtatAAAACAAGG GGATGGAGCCATATTGGTATTCTTACCTGGTTGGGAAGATATTAGTAAACTTCATAAGATGATCATTAATGACACTGTGTTGAACTCAC TAAGGTACTTGATTATTACCCTCCACTCCCTCATGCCTACTGTTAATCAAAAAGCAGTTTTCAACAGACCCCCACCAggcattagaaaaataattttggctACAAACATTGCTGAACTAG GATGA
- the LOC143239489 gene encoding ATP-dependent DNA/RNA helicase DHX36-like isoform X2 has translation MARVVTLKPLMCTTSLDYSSQTITTLRDFDDETVGFNVIFNLLRYICIKQGDGAILVFLPGWEDISKLHKMIINDTVLNSLRYLIITLHSLMPTVNQKAVFNRPPPGIRKIILATNIAELVTKIRKD, from the exons ATGGCCAGAGTGGTGACTTTGAAGCCATTGATGTGTACAACTTCACTCGA TTATTCTTCACAAACAATAACAACCCTGAGGGACTTTGATGATGAAACTGTTGGCTTTAACGTAATTTTCAACCttttgagatacatttgtatAAAACAAGG GGATGGAGCCATATTGGTATTCTTACCTGGTTGGGAAGATATTAGTAAACTTCATAAGATGATCATTAATGACACTGTGTTGAACTCAC TAAGGTACTTGATTATTACCCTCCACTCCCTCATGCCTACTGTTAATCAAAAAGCAGTTTTCAACAGACCCCCACCAggcattagaaaaataattttggctACAAACATTGCTGAACTAG TTACTAAAATTAGGAAAGATTGA
- the LOC143239489 gene encoding ATP-dependent DNA/RNA helicase DHX36-like isoform X3 — protein MARVVTLKPLMCTTSLDYSSQTITTLRDFDDETVGFNVIFNLLRYICIKQGDGAILVFLPGWEDISKLHKMIINDTVLNSLRYLIITLHSLMPTVNQKAVFNRPPPGIRKIILATNIAELA, from the exons ATGGCCAGAGTGGTGACTTTGAAGCCATTGATGTGTACAACTTCACTCGA TTATTCTTCACAAACAATAACAACCCTGAGGGACTTTGATGATGAAACTGTTGGCTTTAACGTAATTTTCAACCttttgagatacatttgtatAAAACAAGG GGATGGAGCCATATTGGTATTCTTACCTGGTTGGGAAGATATTAGTAAACTTCATAAGATGATCATTAATGACACTGTGTTGAACTCAC TAAGGTACTTGATTATTACCCTCCACTCCCTCATGCCTACTGTTAATCAAAAAGCAGTTTTCAACAGACCCCCACCAggcattagaaaaataattttggctACAAACATTGCTGAACTAG CATAA
- the LOC143239489 gene encoding ATP-dependent DNA/RNA helicase DHX36-like isoform X5, whose amino-acid sequence MHFHHLCSYSSQTITTLRDFDDETVGFNVIFNLLRYICIKQGDGAILVFLPGWEDISKLHKMIINDTVLNSLRYLIITLHSLMPTVNQKAVFNRPPPGIRKIILATNIAELVTKIRKD is encoded by the exons atgcaTTTTCATCACTTATGTAGTTATTCTTCACAAACAATAACAACCCTGAGGGACTTTGATGATGAAACTGTTGGCTTTAACGTAATTTTCAACCttttgagatacatttgtatAAAACAAGG GGATGGAGCCATATTGGTATTCTTACCTGGTTGGGAAGATATTAGTAAACTTCATAAGATGATCATTAATGACACTGTGTTGAACTCAC TAAGGTACTTGATTATTACCCTCCACTCCCTCATGCCTACTGTTAATCAAAAAGCAGTTTTCAACAGACCCCCACCAggcattagaaaaataattttggctACAAACATTGCTGAACTAG TTACTAAAATTAGGAAAGATTGA
- the LOC143239489 gene encoding ATP-dependent DNA/RNA helicase DHX36-like isoform X1: MKLLKLGKIELFLKKAMQPPDPHAVALSINLLEKLNALDEDENLMPLGFHLAQLPLDLHTGKMVLMGAILSCLDPILTVAANLSFKDAFVIPLGKEERTDWKRKQIAQNSKSNHLMLAQAFNILYAAVLG, from the exons ATGAAA TTACTAAAATTAGGAAAGATTGAACTATTCTTGAAAAAGGCAATGCAACCTCCTGATCCACATGCTGTGGCATTGTCCATTAATCTACTGGAAAAACTG AATGCCTTGGATGAAGATGAGAACCTCATGCCACTGGGATTTCATCTAGCCCAGCTTCCTCTGGACCTTCACACAGGAAAGATGGTTCTGATGGGGGCTATCTTATCTTGTCTTGATCCCATTCTTACTGTTGCTGCCAACCTTAGTTTTAAAGATGCTTTTGTTATACCTTTG ggAAAGGAAGAGCGAACTGACTGGAAGCGTAAACAAATAGCACAAAACTCAAAAAGTAACCATCTTATGCTTGCACAGGCCTTCAAT ATATTGTACGCCGCTGTCCTTGGATAG
- the LOC143239489 gene encoding ATP-dependent DNA/RNA helicase DHX36-like isoform X6, producing the protein MQPPDPHAVALSINLLEKLNALDEDENLMPLGFHLAQLPLDLHTGKMVLMGAILSCLDPILTVAANLSFKDAFVIPLGKEERTDWKRKQIAQNSKSNHLMLAQAFNILYAAVLG; encoded by the exons ATGCAACCTCCTGATCCACATGCTGTGGCATTGTCCATTAATCTACTGGAAAAACTG AATGCCTTGGATGAAGATGAGAACCTCATGCCACTGGGATTTCATCTAGCCCAGCTTCCTCTGGACCTTCACACAGGAAAGATGGTTCTGATGGGGGCTATCTTATCTTGTCTTGATCCCATTCTTACTGTTGCTGCCAACCTTAGTTTTAAAGATGCTTTTGTTATACCTTTG ggAAAGGAAGAGCGAACTGACTGGAAGCGTAAACAAATAGCACAAAACTCAAAAAGTAACCATCTTATGCTTGCACAGGCCTTCAAT ATATTGTACGCCGCTGTCCTTGGATAG
- the LOC143239489 gene encoding ATP-dependent DNA/RNA helicase DHX36-like isoform X7, producing MLWHCPLIYWKNWFILQNALDEDENLMPLGFHLAQLPLDLHTGKMVLMGAILSCLDPILTVAANLSFKDAFVIPLGKEERTDWKRKQIAQNSKSNHLMLAQAFNILYAAVLG from the exons ATGCTGTGGCATTGTCCATTAATCTACTGGAAAAACTG GTTTATATTACAGAATGCCTTGGATGAAGATGAGAACCTCATGCCACTGGGATTTCATCTAGCCCAGCTTCCTCTGGACCTTCACACAGGAAAGATGGTTCTGATGGGGGCTATCTTATCTTGTCTTGATCCCATTCTTACTGTTGCTGCCAACCTTAGTTTTAAAGATGCTTTTGTTATACCTTTG ggAAAGGAAGAGCGAACTGACTGGAAGCGTAAACAAATAGCACAAAACTCAAAAAGTAACCATCTTATGCTTGCACAGGCCTTCAAT ATATTGTACGCCGCTGTCCTTGGATAG
- the LOC143239486 gene encoding uncharacterized protein LOC143239486 isoform X3, with the protein MTECDIRSMADSAAAQENAVPIPPGRVEQVCRKFLVHEDEVLAHRLQSEEIEMHYGKNKLNNQLVRSDIQQAKTLQQIEEEESLKKRQAYERMILEQEAQDARVAVELQERMKMEEFHEQRVLETEDERLARKLQEREKERIERKKRERILERERRQVEKVVAEQRGSVVETSGSRLEDGLCSAFRSSSLENRDVPCTERDIDFSDFYLKPPPDLTEVEFRRFQEEQDERSLYKNMNDQQMAIEEQDRELAKVLQEQERARARRAKERTKQKLLMQQQEMETIEVQRQSPDVSRNNSEGRQNANRYLDEQACNVDILPHEVTNIATVIDPTYNRRKLPGSESHCSNSCGSLPPISPIQSPVRSPTQSSGASPGDCGITDGYCDSGDEDGAVPPYMPIQGQRRTISLEKDKGKKIKQKNACKMQ; encoded by the exons ATGACAGAGTGTGACATTAGAAGTATGGCAGACTCAGCAGCTGCACAGGAAAATGCAGTACCTATTCCGCCTGGTAGAGTTGAACAGG TGTGTCGCAAGTTCTTAGTACATGAAGATGAAGTACTTGCTCACAGACTTCAGAGTGAAGAAA TTGAAATGCATTATGGGAAAAACAAGCTTAACAATCAGCTAGTACGCTCTGATATTCAGCAAGCCAAAACCCTTCAGCAAATCGAGGAAGAAGAATCTCTGAAAAAGCGGCAAGCTTATGAAAGAATGATTTTGGAACA AGAGGCCCAAGATGCAAGGGTTGCTGTGGAACTGCAAGAACGTATGAAAATGGAAGAATTTCACGAGCAAAGGGTCCTTGAAACTGAAGATGAG AGACTTGCCAGAAAATTGCAAGAAAGGGAAAAGGAGAGAATTgaaagaaaaaagagagagaggaTTCTTGAGAGAGAAAGACGACAGGTTGAGAAAGTAGTAGCAGAACAAAGAGGAAGTGTAGTAGAAACCAGTG GTTCTAGATTAGAGGATGGTTTATGTAGTGCCTTTAGATCTTCCTCGCTTGAGAACAGAGATGTGCCTTGCACAGAGAGAGATATAGACTTTTCAGACTTTTATCTCAAGCCTCCTCCTGACCTCACAGAAGTAGAGTTTCGCAGGTTTCAGGAAGAACAAGATGAA AGAAGCCTATATAAGAACATGAATGACCAACAGATGGCAATTGAAGAACAAGACCGCGAACTTGCAAAAGTTTTGCAGGAACAGGAACGAGCCCGTGCTAGAAGAGCTAAAGAACGAACAAAACAGAAGTTGCTCATGCAGCAGCAAGAAATG GAAACTATCGAAGTTCAAAGACAGTCTCCAGATGTCAGTAGGAACAACAGTGAAGGGAGACAAAATGCCAACAG GTATCTTGATGAACAGGCTTGTAACGTTGATATTCTACCTCATGAGGTCACAAACATAGCAACAGTTATTGATCCAACGTACAACAGACGAAAACTTCCGGGAAGTGAAAGTCATTGTTCAAATAGTTGTGGAAGCTTGCCTCCAATTAGTCCAATTCAGTCACCAGTCAGATCTCCAACACAGTCTTCAG GTGCTTCTCCTGGGGACTGTGGCATAACTGATGGTTACTGTGACAGTGGGGATGAAGATGGTGCAGTACCACCATACATGCCTATCCAAGGACAGCGGCGTACAATATCTTTAGAGAAAGACAAGGGTAAAAAGATTAAACAGAAAAATGCGTGTAAAATGCAGTAA
- the LOC143239486 gene encoding uncharacterized protein LOC143239486 isoform X1 encodes MTECDIRSMADSAAAQENAVPIPPGRVEQVCRKFLVHEDEVLAHRLQSEEIEMHYGKNKLNNQLVRSDIQQAKTLQQIEEEESLKKRQAYERMILEQEAQDARVAVELQERMKMEEFHEQRVLETEDERLARKLQEREKERIERKKRERILERERRQVEKVVAEQRGSVVETSGSRLEDGLCSAFRSSSLENRDVPCTERDIDFSDFYLKPPPDLTEVEFRRFQEEQDEELARLLQEQESKRSLYKNMNDQQMAIEEQDRELAKVLQEQERARARRAKERTKQKLLMQQQEMETIEVQRQSPDVSRNNSEGRQNANRYLDEQACNVDILPHEVTNIATVIDPTYNRRKLPGSESHCSNSCGSLPPISPIQSPVRSPTQSSGASPGDCGITDGYCDSGDEDGAVPPYMPIQGQRRTISLEKDKGKKIKQKNACKMQ; translated from the exons ATGACAGAGTGTGACATTAGAAGTATGGCAGACTCAGCAGCTGCACAGGAAAATGCAGTACCTATTCCGCCTGGTAGAGTTGAACAGG TGTGTCGCAAGTTCTTAGTACATGAAGATGAAGTACTTGCTCACAGACTTCAGAGTGAAGAAA TTGAAATGCATTATGGGAAAAACAAGCTTAACAATCAGCTAGTACGCTCTGATATTCAGCAAGCCAAAACCCTTCAGCAAATCGAGGAAGAAGAATCTCTGAAAAAGCGGCAAGCTTATGAAAGAATGATTTTGGAACA AGAGGCCCAAGATGCAAGGGTTGCTGTGGAACTGCAAGAACGTATGAAAATGGAAGAATTTCACGAGCAAAGGGTCCTTGAAACTGAAGATGAG AGACTTGCCAGAAAATTGCAAGAAAGGGAAAAGGAGAGAATTgaaagaaaaaagagagagaggaTTCTTGAGAGAGAAAGACGACAGGTTGAGAAAGTAGTAGCAGAACAAAGAGGAAGTGTAGTAGAAACCAGTG GTTCTAGATTAGAGGATGGTTTATGTAGTGCCTTTAGATCTTCCTCGCTTGAGAACAGAGATGTGCCTTGCACAGAGAGAGATATAGACTTTTCAGACTTTTATCTCAAGCCTCCTCCTGACCTCACAGAAGTAGAGTTTCGCAGGTTTCAGGAAGAACAAGATGAA GAGCTAGCAAGACTGCTACAGGAGCAAGAATCTAAG AGAAGCCTATATAAGAACATGAATGACCAACAGATGGCAATTGAAGAACAAGACCGCGAACTTGCAAAAGTTTTGCAGGAACAGGAACGAGCCCGTGCTAGAAGAGCTAAAGAACGAACAAAACAGAAGTTGCTCATGCAGCAGCAAGAAATG GAAACTATCGAAGTTCAAAGACAGTCTCCAGATGTCAGTAGGAACAACAGTGAAGGGAGACAAAATGCCAACAG GTATCTTGATGAACAGGCTTGTAACGTTGATATTCTACCTCATGAGGTCACAAACATAGCAACAGTTATTGATCCAACGTACAACAGACGAAAACTTCCGGGAAGTGAAAGTCATTGTTCAAATAGTTGTGGAAGCTTGCCTCCAATTAGTCCAATTCAGTCACCAGTCAGATCTCCAACACAGTCTTCAG GTGCTTCTCCTGGGGACTGTGGCATAACTGATGGTTACTGTGACAGTGGGGATGAAGATGGTGCAGTACCACCATACATGCCTATCCAAGGACAGCGGCGTACAATATCTTTAGAGAAAGACAAGGGTAAAAAGATTAAACAGAAAAATGCGTGTAAAATGCAGTAA
- the LOC143239486 gene encoding uncharacterized protein LOC143239486 isoform X2 encodes MADSAAAQENAVPIPPGRVEQVCRKFLVHEDEVLAHRLQSEEIEMHYGKNKLNNQLVRSDIQQAKTLQQIEEEESLKKRQAYERMILEQEAQDARVAVELQERMKMEEFHEQRVLETEDERLARKLQEREKERIERKKRERILERERRQVEKVVAEQRGSVVETSGSRLEDGLCSAFRSSSLENRDVPCTERDIDFSDFYLKPPPDLTEVEFRRFQEEQDEELARLLQEQESKRSLYKNMNDQQMAIEEQDRELAKVLQEQERARARRAKERTKQKLLMQQQEMETIEVQRQSPDVSRNNSEGRQNANRYLDEQACNVDILPHEVTNIATVIDPTYNRRKLPGSESHCSNSCGSLPPISPIQSPVRSPTQSSGASPGDCGITDGYCDSGDEDGAVPPYMPIQGQRRTISLEKDKGKKIKQKNACKMQ; translated from the exons ATGGCAGACTCAGCAGCTGCACAGGAAAATGCAGTACCTATTCCGCCTGGTAGAGTTGAACAGG TGTGTCGCAAGTTCTTAGTACATGAAGATGAAGTACTTGCTCACAGACTTCAGAGTGAAGAAA TTGAAATGCATTATGGGAAAAACAAGCTTAACAATCAGCTAGTACGCTCTGATATTCAGCAAGCCAAAACCCTTCAGCAAATCGAGGAAGAAGAATCTCTGAAAAAGCGGCAAGCTTATGAAAGAATGATTTTGGAACA AGAGGCCCAAGATGCAAGGGTTGCTGTGGAACTGCAAGAACGTATGAAAATGGAAGAATTTCACGAGCAAAGGGTCCTTGAAACTGAAGATGAG AGACTTGCCAGAAAATTGCAAGAAAGGGAAAAGGAGAGAATTgaaagaaaaaagagagagaggaTTCTTGAGAGAGAAAGACGACAGGTTGAGAAAGTAGTAGCAGAACAAAGAGGAAGTGTAGTAGAAACCAGTG GTTCTAGATTAGAGGATGGTTTATGTAGTGCCTTTAGATCTTCCTCGCTTGAGAACAGAGATGTGCCTTGCACAGAGAGAGATATAGACTTTTCAGACTTTTATCTCAAGCCTCCTCCTGACCTCACAGAAGTAGAGTTTCGCAGGTTTCAGGAAGAACAAGATGAA GAGCTAGCAAGACTGCTACAGGAGCAAGAATCTAAG AGAAGCCTATATAAGAACATGAATGACCAACAGATGGCAATTGAAGAACAAGACCGCGAACTTGCAAAAGTTTTGCAGGAACAGGAACGAGCCCGTGCTAGAAGAGCTAAAGAACGAACAAAACAGAAGTTGCTCATGCAGCAGCAAGAAATG GAAACTATCGAAGTTCAAAGACAGTCTCCAGATGTCAGTAGGAACAACAGTGAAGGGAGACAAAATGCCAACAG GTATCTTGATGAACAGGCTTGTAACGTTGATATTCTACCTCATGAGGTCACAAACATAGCAACAGTTATTGATCCAACGTACAACAGACGAAAACTTCCGGGAAGTGAAAGTCATTGTTCAAATAGTTGTGGAAGCTTGCCTCCAATTAGTCCAATTCAGTCACCAGTCAGATCTCCAACACAGTCTTCAG GTGCTTCTCCTGGGGACTGTGGCATAACTGATGGTTACTGTGACAGTGGGGATGAAGATGGTGCAGTACCACCATACATGCCTATCCAAGGACAGCGGCGTACAATATCTTTAGAGAAAGACAAGGGTAAAAAGATTAAACAGAAAAATGCGTGTAAAATGCAGTAA